A window from Desulfurobacterium atlanticum encodes these proteins:
- the rsmB gene encoding 16S rRNA (cytosine(967)-C(5))-methyltransferase RsmB: MNTREIAVKILCEFEKDLKIKPHFERLTKNLSFKDRSFVREIVSGSVRFLKLLDFSIEKVSGKNQKKQHPAVRNSLRILAYQIFFMSVPLYAAINETVEAVKHFRKKAAGFVNAVGKKLINFDYKAEIEKIPDFYERISTLYSFENWMVKRWHRFYEDELVSILSFLNRTAPLYIRINTLKVKVSDYLKFLEESGIEFEVHPFIKEMVRIKGKVDIQSLPGYADGFFYIQDVASYLSALLLSPQKGKKILDIAAAPGGKTTAIAALVENEADIIAVDVDSERLKLLDRNLEKLGVNCVKTLKTDITKENPFTENSFDRVLLDAPCSGTGIIRRHPEGKWNKSLSLIKHNQKLEKALLKEAFKLLKPGGTLLYSVCSLEREEGEEIVNFALNIGFKKRDFDIKFEEIGVKGSMARVFPHKQGTDGFFYAIFTK, encoded by the coding sequence ATGAATACACGCGAGATTGCTGTTAAAATTTTATGTGAGTTTGAAAAAGATCTGAAGATAAAACCTCACTTTGAAAGATTAACAAAAAATCTTTCTTTTAAGGACAGAAGTTTTGTAAGGGAGATTGTTTCAGGAAGTGTCAGATTTTTGAAACTTCTTGATTTTTCCATAGAAAAGGTTTCAGGAAAGAATCAGAAAAAACAGCATCCTGCTGTTAGAAACAGTTTAAGGATTCTTGCTTATCAGATTTTTTTTATGTCGGTGCCTCTATATGCTGCCATAAATGAAACTGTTGAAGCAGTGAAGCATTTCAGGAAAAAAGCTGCCGGGTTTGTTAATGCTGTTGGAAAAAAACTTATAAATTTTGACTACAAAGCTGAAATAGAAAAAATCCCTGACTTTTATGAAAGGATATCTACTTTGTACTCTTTTGAAAATTGGATGGTAAAAAGATGGCATAGATTTTACGAAGATGAGTTAGTTTCTATTCTCTCATTCCTTAATAGAACTGCACCTCTTTATATTAGAATTAACACTTTAAAGGTTAAAGTTTCAGACTATTTAAAATTTCTTGAAGAGAGCGGTATAGAGTTTGAGGTTCATCCATTTATAAAAGAGATGGTAAGGATTAAAGGAAAAGTTGATATACAATCTTTGCCCGGATACGCTGATGGGTTTTTTTACATTCAGGATGTAGCTTCTTACCTTTCAGCCCTTTTATTATCGCCTCAGAAAGGAAAAAAAATCCTTGATATTGCAGCTGCCCCAGGCGGTAAAACTACCGCGATAGCAGCACTTGTGGAAAATGAAGCTGATATTATTGCGGTAGATGTTGATTCCGAAAGATTGAAGCTTCTTGATAGAAATCTTGAAAAGCTTGGTGTAAATTGTGTTAAAACGTTAAAAACGGATATTACAAAAGAAAATCCTTTTACAGAAAACAGCTTTGATAGAGTTTTGCTTGATGCTCCCTGTAGTGGAACGGGAATTATAAGAAGACATCCTGAAGGCAAATGGAACAAAAGTTTATCTTTGATAAAACATAACCAGAAATTGGAGAAAGCGCTGTTAAAAGAGGCTTTTAAACTCCTTAAGCCAGGTGGGACACTGCTTTACAGTGTTTGCAGTCTTGAAAGAGAGGAGGGAGAGGAAATTGTTAATTTTGCATTAAATATAGGTTTTAAAAAAAGAGACTTTGATATAAAATTTGAAGAAATAGGTGTTAAAGGAAGTATGGCAAGGGTGTTTCCTCATAAGCAGGGAACGGATGGATTTTTTTACGCTATATTTACAAAATAG
- a CDS encoding HDOD domain-containing protein, translating to MAEVERLKLKREVMLKLIKALIDGEELEKVSEIVSMDPNLSLRLLKFINSPYFGLSKEITSIVQAVAYLGYQNLKDYIFVLLTSSLLKSADRDEIRNILKQAFAMKYVAEKLLPAHVDEAFMVGLLAPVLKEVDVDELKKILQKAGVSDNIIMGLLDEGSSLYRIKEFTKKLLDFCERVARNEQVDLKDTEGLTFSDIDDICKKATKEAESLISAL from the coding sequence ATGGCAGAGGTAGAAAGGTTAAAACTTAAAAGGGAAGTTATGCTTAAGCTTATAAAGGCTCTTATTGATGGTGAAGAGCTTGAAAAAGTGTCTGAGATTGTGAGTATGGACCCAAATCTTTCTCTCAGACTTTTAAAGTTCATCAATTCTCCGTATTTTGGATTGAGTAAAGAGATAACATCCATTGTTCAGGCTGTTGCCTATCTTGGATATCAGAATCTTAAAGACTACATTTTCGTTCTTTTAACCTCTTCACTTCTAAAATCTGCAGATAGAGATGAAATAAGGAATATACTTAAGCAGGCTTTTGCCATGAAATATGTTGCAGAAAAACTTTTACCGGCTCATGTTGATGAAGCTTTTATGGTTGGACTGCTGGCCCCGGTGCTTAAGGAAGTTGATGTTGATGAGTTAAAGAAAATTCTCCAGAAAGCTGGTGTTTCGGATAACATAATAATGGGACTTCTTGATGAAGGAAGTTCTCTTTATAGAATAAAAGAGTTTACCAAGAAACTTCTTGATTTTTGTGAGAGAGTTGCAAGGAATGAACAGGTTGACCTGAAAGATACAGAAGGACTTACTTTCAGTGATATAGATGATATATGTAAAAAGGCAACAAAAGAAGCAGAATCTTTAATATCTGCACTTTAA
- a CDS encoding DUF1931 family protein: MAVVGFAKLEALFRKAAGLDIDKNKAKVITDIVEKKLYDLLLIGERNAKYNGRDVIWECDVPLTKGFLETIQKFKELEEVLELKDILDFLATQPPLKYPLEAELENKLPEIVGALLFILARIIKEIDENCKQPSVEDIERAGRILDLTM, from the coding sequence ATGGCAGTTGTTGGATTTGCAAAACTTGAAGCACTTTTCAGGAAAGCTGCAGGCCTTGACATTGATAAAAATAAGGCAAAAGTAATTACAGATATTGTGGAGAAAAAACTCTATGACCTTCTTCTCATAGGTGAAAGAAATGCAAAATACAACGGCAGAGATGTTATATGGGAGTGTGATGTTCCGTTAACAAAAGGGTTTCTTGAAACGATTCAAAAATTTAAGGAACTTGAAGAAGTGCTTGAATTAAAGGATATTCTTGATTTTCTGGCAACACAACCTCCGCTAAAATATCCCCTTGAAGCAGAACTTGAAAATAAACTTCCAGAGATTGTTGGAGCACTGCTTTTCATTCTTGCGAGGATAATAAAAGAGATAGATGAAAATTGTAAGCAGCCTTCTGTTGAAGATATTGAAAGAGCAGGAAGAATTCTTGATTTAACTATGTAA
- a CDS encoding extracellular solute-binding protein has translation MKKFLCRLFSGLLTAVALVNIANAQEVLRIITWKGYIPKELQEKFEKETGIKLKITYSNNEEMLAKLRATRGGGFDLAQPSADRILFAAKKYKIYQPMDYSKIEVKNIKPTLFKATKEISGGYAVPYCFGTTGLIVNKKYAPDANDWSDLYNPKYAGHIAYRLKRPLLIGVAFAMGYNPFKLYNNIPEYKKMIDKVAQKLIETKSYVYAYWNSGDQQREFARSGKVWVETGWDGIGWNLHKENPDIDFIAPKSGALGWIDTFAIPKRSRNVEGAYKFINFMLRPENAAVFVNHERYQSASNGVEKYVKKEIKEDWQRTFDKKNLENIKWYPALPAACEKIESEALERIKAAAAR, from the coding sequence ATGAAAAAGTTCCTGTGTCGTTTATTTTCAGGCCTACTTACTGCCGTTGCACTTGTGAACATTGCAAATGCTCAAGAAGTTTTAAGAATTATCACCTGGAAAGGCTACATTCCTAAAGAGCTTCAGGAGAAGTTTGAAAAAGAAACGGGTATTAAGCTGAAAATCACTTATTCAAACAACGAAGAGATGCTTGCAAAGCTTCGTGCAACAAGGGGCGGCGGTTTTGACCTTGCCCAGCCTTCAGCTGACAGAATTCTTTTCGCTGCTAAAAAATACAAAATTTACCAGCCTATGGATTATTCAAAGATTGAAGTTAAAAATATCAAACCCACACTTTTTAAAGCAACTAAAGAGATTTCAGGCGGTTATGCAGTTCCTTACTGCTTTGGAACAACTGGACTTATAGTTAATAAAAAGTATGCTCCTGATGCCAACGACTGGAGCGACCTTTATAATCCTAAGTACGCCGGACATATAGCTTACAGGCTTAAAAGGCCGCTTCTTATTGGTGTTGCTTTTGCCATGGGATATAACCCGTTTAAGCTTTACAACAATATCCCAGAATATAAGAAGATGATAGACAAGGTAGCCCAAAAACTTATAGAAACCAAAAGCTACGTTTACGCCTACTGGAACAGTGGAGACCAACAGAGAGAGTTTGCAAGAAGTGGTAAGGTTTGGGTTGAGACAGGATGGGACGGAATAGGGTGGAATCTTCACAAAGAGAATCCTGATATAGATTTTATTGCTCCTAAAAGTGGTGCTCTCGGATGGATAGATACCTTTGCAATTCCTAAAAGAAGCAGAAATGTGGAAGGTGCATATAAGTTTATCAACTTTATGTTAAGACCTGAAAATGCAGCAGTTTTTGTTAATCATGAGAGATATCAAAGTGCTTCTAACGGTGTTGAAAAATACGTGAAGAAAGAAATTAAAGAAGATTGGCAGAGAACTTTTGACAAGAAGAACCTTGAGAACATAAAGTGGTACCCGGCTCTTCCTGCAGCCTGTGAAAAGATTGAGTCTGAAGCTCTTGAAAGAATCAAAGCAGCCGCTGCAAGATAA
- a CDS encoding ABC transporter ATP-binding protein, whose product MAILKLSGISKSFGDTKVLEDINLSIEEGEFFSILGPSGSGKTTILRLIAGFIFPDTGEIRINDRVINQLPPEKREVNIVFQNLALFPMMDVFGNVSFGLKNKGLSKSQIKEKVSKILEKVGLKGFEKRKINELSGGQKQRVALARSLVMEPKILLLDEPLSALDKKLKEQMMIELKLLQKELKTTFVYITHDQSEAMVMSNRIAVINEGKIEQIDTPYKLYNYPQTPFVASFVGENNRFKIVAQDEKSVTTEKGWKIPIDTEENRQKLKKMKIKEVFIRPESFFISPSKGILSGYIRSVLFDGPHTKVFIETEYGDDILINLKDKNFKPSEGERVNLGINGDEIRLF is encoded by the coding sequence ATGGCAATTCTCAAACTTTCCGGAATTTCAAAAAGTTTTGGAGATACAAAGGTACTTGAAGATATCAACCTTTCAATTGAAGAAGGGGAATTCTTCTCTATTCTCGGACCTTCAGGCTCTGGAAAAACAACGATTTTAAGGCTTATAGCCGGTTTTATTTTTCCCGATACCGGAGAGATAAGAATAAATGACAGGGTGATAAATCAACTGCCTCCTGAAAAGAGGGAAGTAAATATTGTGTTTCAAAATTTAGCCCTTTTCCCAATGATGGATGTTTTCGGAAATGTGTCTTTCGGATTAAAAAACAAAGGACTTTCAAAGTCTCAGATAAAAGAAAAGGTTTCAAAAATTCTTGAGAAGGTTGGTCTTAAAGGATTTGAGAAAAGAAAAATCAACGAGCTTTCCGGTGGACAGAAACAGAGAGTTGCCCTTGCAAGAAGTCTTGTAATGGAACCGAAAATTCTTCTTCTTGATGAACCGTTAAGTGCTCTTGATAAAAAGCTAAAAGAGCAAATGATGATTGAACTTAAGCTTTTGCAGAAAGAGTTAAAAACCACTTTCGTTTATATAACCCATGACCAGAGTGAAGCGATGGTTATGAGTAACCGTATTGCAGTAATAAATGAAGGCAAAATTGAGCAGATAGATACTCCTTATAAACTTTATAACTATCCACAAACTCCCTTTGTTGCCTCTTTTGTAGGTGAAAATAACAGGTTTAAAATCGTTGCCCAGGATGAAAAAAGCGTCACTACAGAAAAGGGTTGGAAGATACCGATAGATACAGAGGAAAATAGACAGAAACTTAAAAAGATGAAAATAAAAGAGGTGTTTATTCGTCCGGAAAGCTTCTTTATATCTCCATCAAAAGGAATCCTTTCTGGGTATATTCGTTCGGTTTTATTTGATGGTCCTCATACAAAGGTCTTTATAGAAACAGAGTATGGTGATGATATTTTAATAAATCTTAAAGATAAGAATTTTAAACCGTCAGAAGGAGAAAGAGTAAATCTGGGGATAAATGGTGATGAAATCAGGCTATTCTAA
- a CDS encoding ABC transporter permease, with amino-acid sequence MKSGYSKDFTVKICALLVLLWVFLLIILPHLGLLYSSFTTEDGVFTFSNYLKFFKQKIYYTTFLYTFLNGFLISFLSFLLAMPLAFFLVKVLPERISRIFMAIILIPLGVGELIIVYGWMIVLSDNGLIKHLLHYIGISHMPKLLNTPFSMTIGFLYVSFVFMLLPIIQVLENLDDSMIEAALDLGVSKLAIFREIIIPFSMSGIISGVIMVFTLVIGDFLVPNILGGKSALWFTEIIYDNFLTTLNWNLGSAFGFLLLLGAVIVIWILIKISGQDYERVIR; translated from the coding sequence ATGAAATCAGGCTATTCTAAAGACTTTACTGTTAAAATATGCGCTTTGTTGGTACTTTTGTGGGTTTTTCTGTTGATAATACTTCCCCATTTAGGGCTACTATATTCCTCTTTTACTACAGAAGATGGAGTTTTCACATTCAGCAACTATCTTAAATTTTTTAAACAGAAAATTTACTATACAACTTTTCTCTATACTTTTTTAAATGGATTTCTCATTTCGTTTCTCTCCTTTCTTCTTGCAATGCCCCTTGCATTTTTTCTTGTAAAAGTTCTTCCTGAAAGAATTTCCCGGATTTTCATGGCTATTATTTTAATCCCCCTTGGGGTAGGTGAACTTATTATTGTTTACGGTTGGATGATAGTTCTTTCTGATAACGGCCTGATAAAACACCTTCTTCACTATATCGGAATTTCACATATGCCGAAACTTTTAAATACCCCTTTCAGTATGACAATTGGTTTTCTTTATGTTTCTTTTGTTTTTATGCTTCTTCCTATAATACAGGTACTTGAAAATCTTGATGACTCAATGATAGAAGCTGCCCTTGACCTTGGAGTGTCAAAGCTTGCTATTTTCAGAGAGATAATCATTCCGTTTTCTATGTCAGGTATTATTTCTGGAGTAATCATGGTATTTACTCTCGTTATAGGTGATTTTCTCGTTCCAAATATATTGGGAGGTAAAAGCGCCCTCTGGTTTACGGAGATTATTTACGATAACTTTCTTACAACATTAAACTGGAACCTTGGTTCTGCTTTTGGCTTTCTGCTTCTCCTTGGTGCTGTTATTGTGATATGGATACTTATAAAAATTTCCGGTCAGGATTACGAGAGGGTTATTAGATGA
- a CDS encoding ABC transporter permease → MIRGIASKRYNFTVSFFVGLFFVFWILPLFVISLLAFNDADYIGFPFKGFTLDWFIGSGKKVGVFHNPDLLHAIVVSVKTATIVSAVSLIIATAAVLYFEKAKSKAKNILYYLAVSPLIIPGVILGIAILTFATTILYFLQDHASIDLTDYLSPGFWLVVIGQISFVTSYSMLIIQAQMKKFDRTWEEAALNLKAGRFDILRYITVPFLKPALIKAFIAGFLISFSNFNTTVFLVGSDPTLPIYLFSQVKYNLTPVVNAVSFLIILVITSFAVIDFIFKRD, encoded by the coding sequence ATGATTAGAGGTATTGCTTCCAAAAGATATAACTTTACTGTTTCTTTCTTCGTGGGACTATTTTTTGTCTTCTGGATACTACCCCTTTTTGTTATTTCTCTTCTTGCATTTAACGATGCAGATTATATAGGCTTTCCCTTCAAAGGATTTACTCTTGATTGGTTCATAGGTTCAGGTAAAAAGGTGGGAGTGTTTCATAATCCTGATCTTTTACACGCAATAGTGGTTAGTGTGAAAACGGCAACTATTGTCTCTGCTGTATCGCTTATAATTGCTACGGCTGCGGTTTTATACTTTGAAAAAGCAAAGTCAAAGGCTAAAAATATTCTTTACTATCTGGCTGTCTCTCCTCTTATAATTCCCGGTGTTATTCTTGGTATTGCTATACTTACCTTTGCCACCACTATTCTTTACTTTTTGCAGGACCATGCGTCTATTGACCTGACCGATTATCTTTCTCCCGGATTCTGGTTGGTTGTTATTGGACAGATTTCTTTTGTTACATCTTACAGTATGCTTATTATTCAGGCACAGATGAAGAAGTTTGATAGAACATGGGAAGAAGCGGCCCTGAATCTTAAAGCCGGCCGCTTTGATATCTTACGGTATATTACCGTTCCCTTTTTAAAACCTGCTCTTATTAAAGCTTTCATTGCAGGATTTTTAATCAGTTTTTCAAACTTTAACACAACCGTTTTTCTTGTTGGTTCAGATCCGACTCTTCCTATCTATCTTTTCTCTCAGGTTAAGTATAACCTCACTCCGGTTGTTAATGCAGTTTCATTTCTTATTATTCTGGTTATTACCTCCTTTGCGGTAATAGATTTCATCTTTAAGAGGGATTAA
- a CDS encoding alkaline phosphatase family protein: MKKLIHIAVDGLRPEMIDTGRCKFLKSLSEKALYTNQMRSVIPPITLPCFFSIFHGVNPLTHGVFYNIIPENYTVKSPNLFDVLTDNGINTISFFNWKTLGKSMGKKKPSGEKVFIDDLTIKGDVEIVDKVISLNEERKLPDFIFIYLGALDEVGHKYGWLSSEYVKTAEVVDSLIEKLFRVFSKECDFLIHSDHGGYEFGHYVIMEEIMNVPFIYYSSGEKLDTLQKLAPSIVDIAPIVLSRFGIEIPVSWEGNSIF, from the coding sequence ATGAAAAAGTTGATTCACATAGCGGTTGATGGCTTGAGACCGGAAATGATTGATACAGGGCGCTGTAAATTTTTAAAATCTTTATCTGAAAAAGCTTTATATACAAATCAGATGCGTTCAGTAATTCCTCCCATTACTTTACCCTGTTTCTTTTCAATATTTCACGGGGTTAATCCTCTTACACACGGTGTTTTTTACAACATAATTCCTGAAAATTATACGGTTAAATCTCCAAACCTTTTTGATGTTTTAACGGATAACGGTATAAACACTATCTCTTTTTTTAACTGGAAAACTCTTGGAAAAAGTATGGGAAAGAAGAAACCTTCAGGGGAAAAGGTGTTTATTGACGATTTAACAATAAAGGGAGATGTTGAAATTGTTGATAAGGTTATCTCTCTAAACGAGGAGAGAAAGTTACCTGATTTTATTTTTATCTATCTTGGAGCTCTTGATGAAGTTGGTCATAAATACGGCTGGCTTTCATCTGAATATGTAAAAACTGCCGAAGTGGTGGATTCCCTTATTGAAAAACTTTTTAGAGTTTTCAGTAAAGAGTGTGATTTTCTTATCCATAGCGACCATGGAGGTTATGAATTTGGCCACTACGTTATTATGGAAGAGATAATGAACGTGCCTTTTATCTATTATTCTTCAGGGGAAAAGTTGGACACTCTGCAGAAATTGGCACCTTCCATCGTTGATATTGCTCCCATAGTTCTTTCTCGTTTTGGTATAGAAATTCCTGTTTCATGGGAAGGAAACAGCATTTTCTAA
- a CDS encoding ABC transporter substrate-binding protein, which yields MKKSKFLKFAFIPTVAIALSGCFNNNQNVQKEETKKPEVTQEKKQLSGTINFYTSLPKTIALEIADRYHQKHPEITVNVYRSGASKIMAKLGAEIEAGKVMADVVWLADPGNTIFLKNKGVLLKYTPENAEKVAFKDKDGYYFAGRFIAPVIAFNTGIVKNPPKSFKVISEKEYRDTLPSPWNRAKGWCAIPNPLYSGSALAFAYGMYKLYGWDYFRRLKNNGVVVLKSNGSVKNGILQGENPVGVTLDYMVRQQKAKGMNIDYLYPEDGTALIPSPIAVLKTTKNPEVSKDFENFLLSKEVQTLLADNYIIPARSDISSDKVPSIDSIKKINVDWDKVSGNLEEIRNKFSQIMLK from the coding sequence ATGAAAAAAAGTAAATTTTTAAAATTTGCCTTTATTCCCACTGTAGCGATTGCTTTATCAGGTTGTTTTAATAATAATCAGAATGTTCAAAAAGAAGAAACCAAAAAACCAGAAGTTACACAGGAAAAGAAGCAACTTTCAGGAACTATCAACTTTTACACGTCCCTTCCTAAAACTATAGCTCTTGAGATAGCTGATAGATATCATCAAAAACATCCTGAAATTACTGTAAACGTTTACAGAAGCGGCGCATCAAAGATAATGGCAAAACTCGGGGCTGAAATAGAAGCGGGTAAAGTGATGGCAGATGTTGTCTGGCTGGCAGACCCGGGGAACACAATTTTCCTTAAAAACAAAGGGGTGCTTTTAAAATACACTCCTGAAAATGCAGAAAAAGTTGCTTTTAAAGATAAGGATGGTTACTATTTCGCCGGAAGATTTATAGCTCCTGTTATAGCATTTAATACCGGAATTGTTAAAAATCCCCCGAAAAGTTTTAAAGTAATCTCTGAAAAAGAGTATAGGGATACCCTTCCTTCTCCGTGGAACAGAGCGAAAGGATGGTGTGCTATTCCCAATCCTCTATATTCAGGTTCTGCCCTTGCTTTTGCTTATGGTATGTATAAGCTTTACGGCTGGGATTACTTCAGGAGATTAAAAAATAATGGAGTGGTTGTTTTAAAAAGTAACGGTTCTGTAAAGAACGGAATACTTCAGGGAGAAAACCCTGTAGGCGTTACACTTGATTATATGGTGAGACAGCAAAAGGCGAAAGGAATGAACATAGATTATCTCTATCCTGAAGATGGAACTGCTCTGATACCAAGCCCTATAGCTGTTTTAAAAACAACTAAAAATCCTGAAGTTTCAAAGGATTTTGAAAACTTCCTTCTCTCAAAAGAGGTTCAAACTCTTCTTGCTGATAATTACATAATTCCTGCAAGGAGCGATATTTCTTCAGATAAAGTCCCCTCTATTGATTCTATAAAGAAAATAAACGTTGATTGGGATAAAGTTTCTGGAAACCTTGAAGAGATAAGAAACAAATTTTCACAAATAATGCTCAAGTGA
- a CDS encoding ABC transporter permease has protein sequence MSERSLRERFSLPLSEIQILWVFTLFVLIITTFYPFALLVFKSITGVRSEEVLKAVLTDRETYVYTFNTIKLAVFVTVLAIILGVPSAFLVSRTDIYSRKILKFLIVLSFTLPPYVSAIAWIQLAAPYSGYLNRFFHLFGFPADFINIYSFWGIVLVMAIKYYIYVFLTTSASLEQIDPSLEEAARMSGASPFKASLLTLKLVIPSIASGALLVFIATCANFGIPALIGERANFYVLTTKIYSALSIPDLDRAVILSLFLIVITAVVLLIQKKVSHGKHYTTVTGKASRPSLLKLGKVKIAVSLLLYIVLFITTVVPISSLFFSALLKTPVAPLTSVDSYTLSNFLFVIFKDPSTTEAIKTSFFSSALAASVITVFGALIAYIVVKTDIKGRTIIDFLSSIPYILPGTVVGVAIIVAFIKFPFFETLWILPFAYFIRYLSYGVRTVTGSLLQIDKTLEEASFMSGASWVQTFKNIIYPLLKSGLLAAWILVFIPALSELTVSIIIYPPQHPTIGVATYNLMEEGSYSFAYALSALVTLIVVVSYGIVTRITGKFAGRRI, from the coding sequence ATGTCCGAGAGGTCTTTAAGGGAGAGATTTTCTCTCCCGTTATCTGAAATTCAGATTTTATGGGTTTTTACTCTTTTTGTTTTAATTATTACAACTTTTTATCCTTTTGCACTCCTTGTGTTTAAAAGTATTACCGGAGTAAGGAGTGAAGAAGTTCTAAAAGCTGTTCTTACAGACAGAGAAACTTATGTTTACACATTTAATACTATTAAACTTGCTGTTTTTGTAACGGTTTTAGCTATTATACTTGGAGTTCCTTCTGCTTTTCTTGTCTCAAGGACAGATATTTATTCCCGAAAAATTTTAAAATTTTTAATAGTTCTCTCTTTCACTCTTCCCCCTTATGTAAGTGCTATAGCATGGATACAGCTTGCGGCACCTTATTCAGGATATTTAAATAGATTTTTTCACCTTTTTGGTTTTCCTGCTGATTTCATCAATATTTACTCTTTCTGGGGAATAGTCCTTGTAATGGCTATCAAGTATTATATCTATGTGTTTTTGACAACTTCAGCTTCACTTGAACAGATAGACCCTTCTCTTGAAGAAGCAGCCAGAATGAGCGGAGCTTCACCTTTTAAAGCTTCCCTTTTAACACTTAAACTGGTCATTCCGTCCATAGCTTCAGGAGCTCTTCTTGTTTTTATAGCTACATGTGCAAACTTTGGAATTCCTGCTTTAATTGGCGAAAGGGCTAACTTTTATGTTCTAACAACTAAAATTTACAGTGCCCTTTCTATTCCAGACCTTGACAGGGCTGTAATACTTTCTCTTTTCCTGATAGTGATAACTGCGGTTGTTCTTCTGATTCAGAAAAAAGTTTCACATGGAAAACACTATACAACTGTTACCGGGAAAGCTTCTCGTCCGTCGTTATTAAAACTTGGTAAAGTAAAAATTGCTGTATCTTTACTTCTTTATATAGTGCTTTTTATTACGACTGTAGTCCCTATATCTTCTCTCTTTTTCAGTGCATTACTTAAAACTCCTGTAGCACCATTAACTTCTGTAGATTCGTACACGTTATCAAATTTTCTATTTGTTATTTTCAAGGATCCTTCCACGACAGAGGCTATAAAAACAAGTTTCTTTTCTTCTGCTCTTGCAGCTTCAGTTATCACAGTTTTTGGAGCACTTATTGCATACATAGTGGTTAAAACCGATATAAAAGGAAGAACGATTATAGATTTTCTCTCTTCCATTCCTTATATTTTGCCGGGCACGGTTGTTGGAGTTGCAATAATAGTGGCTTTTATAAAATTTCCTTTCTTTGAGACTTTGTGGATTTTACCGTTTGCTTACTTCATCAGGTATCTTTCCTATGGAGTTAGAACGGTTACAGGTTCCCTGCTTCAGATAGATAAAACTCTTGAAGAAGCTTCTTTCATGTCCGGAGCTTCATGGGTGCAGACCTTTAAAAACATAATTTATCCTCTGTTAAAATCCGGGTTGCTTGCTGCATGGATACTTGTTTTTATTCCTGCTTTAAGTGAACTTACCGTTTCCATAATCATATATCCGCCGCAGCATCCTACCATAGGGGTTGCAACGTATAATCTTATGGAAGAGGGGTCATACAGCTTTGCTTATGCTCTTTCAGCTCTTGTTACATTAATTGTTGTTGTTTCTTACGGAATTGTTACCAGAATCACCGGAAAATTTGCCGGAAGGAGAATTTAA